In Leptospira limi, a single genomic region encodes these proteins:
- a CDS encoding proton-conducting transporter transmembrane domain-containing protein encodes MMEIVFYLSGIITFVIIFLISIFAPTKGQTRIWLWSLLKFCFFSVLFYSWFTDNIVLKWILIEASTLFGALLISSSGTERSFHVGWKFLLINSYALGLAFLGIVILLFASTPLENLDFASLKLGLVGQSGLLVETGILLTIYGYSGKLGLVPNHFWVGDTYAESPSQISSLIASFVPVSVVLAIRPLIKLENELNLHLINASNGLLFIGILTILYSTLMLVSRDDIRRISAKVALFHTGMLTLFLWLDVSDEVFYFLLATTVLVKLLVFLSMGILRMDAGKRKISQILNGTMLSHKALYVYLLALLTAFVFPLSPVFVLDLKIIEITIINKQFYLFIFPILGSVFFFVSLNKVLPMVRLENRDFNPEVYRTLRLRFYFFWISLIFTISVGAYGMYNLMAIYL; translated from the coding sequence ATGATGGAAATCGTATTTTATTTATCCGGTATCATTACTTTTGTTATTATATTTTTAATTTCTATTTTTGCTCCCACTAAAGGACAAACAAGGATTTGGTTGTGGAGTTTACTCAAATTTTGTTTTTTTTCTGTATTATTTTATTCTTGGTTTACAGATAATATTGTATTAAAATGGATTTTGATTGAAGCTTCCACTTTGTTTGGGGCATTATTGATTTCTTCAAGTGGAACAGAACGATCTTTCCATGTTGGATGGAAATTTTTATTGATTAATTCCTATGCCCTTGGATTGGCCTTTTTGGGGATCGTAATACTTCTGTTTGCATCCACTCCTTTAGAAAATTTAGATTTTGCATCCCTCAAACTTGGGTTAGTAGGCCAATCGGGTCTTCTTGTGGAAACAGGAATCCTCTTAACGATTTATGGATATAGCGGGAAGTTGGGTTTGGTCCCAAATCACTTTTGGGTTGGCGATACTTATGCAGAAAGCCCTAGTCAAATATCTTCTTTGATTGCTTCATTTGTCCCCGTTAGCGTTGTACTTGCAATTCGACCGTTGATTAAGCTGGAAAATGAATTAAATCTTCATTTGATAAATGCATCCAATGGTTTACTATTCATTGGTATTTTAACGATTTTATATTCAACTTTAATGTTAGTATCTCGAGATGATATTCGAAGAATTTCCGCTAAGGTTGCACTTTTCCATACGGGAATGTTAACTCTGTTCTTATGGTTGGATGTTTCTGATGAAGTATTTTACTTTTTACTCGCAACAACAGTTTTAGTAAAACTACTTGTCTTTTTGTCTATGGGGATATTAAGAATGGATGCTGGGAAACGAAAAATTTCTCAGATCCTCAATGGGACTATGTTGAGCCATAAAGCATTGTATGTTTATTTATTGGCACTATTGACTGCATTTGTTTTTCCTCTTTCTCCAGTTTTTGTTTTGGATTTGAAAATCATCGAGATTACTATCATAAATAAACAATTTTACTTATTTATATTCCCAATTTTGGGTTCCGTTTTCTTTTTTGTTTCATTAAATAAAGTGTTACCAATGGTAAGGCTTGAGAACCGTGATTTTAATCCTGAAGTGTATCGAACACTACGTTTGCGATTTTATTTTTTTTGGATTAGTTTAATTTTCACCATCTCAGTTGGTGCATATGGCATGTATAATTTGATGGCAATTTACTTATGA
- a CDS encoding formate hydrogenase: MIYDFVYLLLLLSGIVVLVENRLSRIILFLSLQGFLLIFPVIQTHEGDWQHAISLILLVVLFKGLLTPWILNWTANKSKMNESTTPRFGYLATLLFMVLGLVLAVKITDGVPLLSIPVHKIALIYVILLVYVGILCFVVRRNWLALIAGFCVFENGIFVLTMVLDKGLPFGLEFGSFLDAILVIVSGGILQLSPHMHVKERKL; encoded by the coding sequence ATGATATACGATTTTGTTTATTTATTATTACTCTTGTCTGGGATTGTTGTATTAGTTGAAAATCGATTAAGTCGTATTATTTTATTTTTAAGTCTTCAAGGTTTTCTGCTGATATTTCCTGTGATCCAAACTCATGAAGGTGATTGGCAACATGCCATTTCATTAATTTTGTTAGTTGTACTTTTTAAAGGACTATTAACTCCTTGGATTTTAAACTGGACTGCGAATAAATCAAAAATGAATGAAAGTACCACACCTAGATTTGGTTACTTGGCAACACTCTTGTTCATGGTTTTAGGATTGGTTCTTGCTGTTAAAATAACGGATGGAGTTCCATTATTGTCGATTCCTGTTCATAAAATAGCATTGATTTACGTAATTTTATTGGTATATGTAGGTATTTTGTGTTTTGTTGTTAGGCGGAATTGGTTGGCGTTAATTGCTGGTTTTTGTGTTTTTGAAAATGGAATATTTGTTTTAACTATGGTATTGGATAAGGGATTACCATTTGGACTGGAGTTTGGATCATTTTTGGATGCAATATTGGTAATAGTTTCGGGAGGAATATTGCAGCTTTCGCCTCACATGCATGTAAAGGAAAGAAAGTTATGA
- a CDS encoding respiratory chain complex I subunit 1 family protein, with amino-acid sequence METCIHFVYLVVLFICLPFLLTGIFRKVRAYAQGRRGPSVIQFYLEICKSFLKLPVVNNNFSSISKLAPRIVIYSSLMIWSIVLFEWAPFILIPFFLALYRFAYIGFAMEGATSFGGMASGREILLSVMVEPTFILMILAAQSQIEISETPQGILIGLLFLTLSFIAILAELAKPPFDDPRTHLELTMVHEAMILEASGRQLAFFELASSIKLCALLVFLVKLALEHSKLFKSNYLNGINQEFLILPAVVLLAILIGFWEANSVRRKWTWIPEFMGLTFIAILILGTLVKLS; translated from the coding sequence ATGGAGACTTGCATTCATTTTGTTTACTTAGTCGTTTTGTTTATATGCCTTCCTTTTTTGTTAACAGGTATTTTCCGAAAAGTAAGAGCGTATGCACAAGGTAGGCGAGGACCAAGTGTCATTCAATTTTATTTGGAGATTTGTAAATCGTTTTTGAAACTACCTGTTGTAAACAATAACTTTTCTTCGATTTCAAAGTTGGCTCCGAGAATTGTCATTTATTCATCATTGATGATTTGGAGCATTGTTCTTTTTGAATGGGCTCCTTTTATCTTAATACCATTTTTTTTGGCCTTATATCGATTCGCTTATATTGGCTTTGCAATGGAAGGTGCTACTTCCTTTGGTGGTATGGCTTCGGGTAGAGAGATTTTATTGTCAGTGATGGTAGAGCCTACTTTTATCCTCATGATTCTCGCTGCGCAATCCCAGATCGAAATTTCAGAAACTCCTCAAGGAATATTAATTGGATTACTATTTTTAACATTAAGCTTTATTGCGATTCTTGCAGAATTGGCAAAACCACCATTTGATGATCCTCGAACTCACTTAGAGTTAACAATGGTTCATGAGGCAATGATTTTGGAAGCGTCTGGAAGACAGTTGGCATTTTTTGAATTAGCAAGTTCTATTAAACTTTGCGCATTACTAGTTTTTTTGGTCAAGTTAGCCTTAGAACATTCGAAACTATTTAAATCTAATTATTTGAATGGAATCAATCAGGAATTCCTGATTTTACCTGCAGTAGTTCTTTTGGCGATTTTGATAGGCTTCTGGGAAGCAAATAGTGTTCGAAGGAAATGGACCTGGATACCTGAATTTATGGGATTAACCTTTATTGCGATTTTGATCTTGGGGACACTTGTTAAACTTTCATAG
- a CDS encoding proton-conducting transporter transmembrane domain-containing protein: protein MLEDKRISILRSLVVGIAALSPLLILIISNEDILSVDFPILVGLFIQAYIGFSSFMLVQSYEPKEKNKVTIGYAVFWSALGICYISGKSLMMPIALEITSFSTILIYSGTEYGKKQIESLGSLLLASGISALFLSAWVMLPDGDITGIILLLIGLLIKSGFSGFHIWLPKVNEGGPSHALGSFAGVLEIFPLLLFYRYVLPNQLDPIIYQVLFPLAALGIFFGGITSFFHKDPKISLAYSSIESLNFLWLCLIITGMFQFSGDIELMNLSNSFRILFFLSLFHHSFSKTFQLFSIGMVSRLINSNNSDELKGIGRLLGISPLLLGAGTFSYAVLPGTLGFVSEATYFYLNVRILDLPIGRSVFLLPSMIFIFFGIVLGGFTHIKLYLTMFLSIPRNNINLLPFGNLQKRWLYISLSSLALMIYLFPLGLPFFIELPMLKPFADLHLINWFWNISFVSLVTILFVFIFYFYDYWNRVKIANFKRKTWDCGGGYTGHELSVPSTVFSKPLKNSLGRYFVNKMGESIVDNLIINSLTFIFNFGTKLVSSTNESKEEDISTYLAISSMFLIFIFSLLIFGDFKG, encoded by the coding sequence ATGTTAGAAGATAAACGTATATCGATTTTGAGATCTTTGGTTGTAGGGATTGCTGCCTTATCACCACTTCTTATTTTGATCATCAGTAACGAAGATATTTTATCTGTCGATTTCCCTATATTAGTTGGTCTTTTTATACAAGCATACATTGGTTTTTCTTCGTTTATGCTTGTTCAATCTTATGAACCCAAGGAGAAAAATAAGGTAACAATTGGTTATGCAGTTTTTTGGTCTGCTTTGGGTATTTGTTATATATCTGGTAAATCATTAATGATGCCAATAGCCCTTGAAATTACCTCATTTTCAACCATTCTGATTTATTCAGGTACTGAATACGGGAAAAAACAAATCGAGAGTTTAGGATCATTGCTTTTGGCTTCAGGCATATCCGCCTTATTTTTATCCGCATGGGTGATGTTACCCGATGGTGATATTACTGGTATTATCTTATTGTTAATCGGTCTTTTGATAAAATCTGGATTTTCTGGTTTTCATATTTGGTTGCCTAAGGTAAATGAAGGAGGGCCATCTCATGCACTTGGATCTTTTGCAGGTGTCTTGGAAATATTTCCTTTATTACTCTTTTATCGTTATGTTCTACCGAATCAACTGGACCCTATCATCTACCAAGTATTGTTTCCGTTAGCTGCCTTGGGTATATTTTTCGGAGGAATCACAAGTTTTTTTCACAAAGATCCTAAAATATCTCTAGCGTATAGTTCGATCGAATCCCTTAATTTTTTATGGTTATGTTTGATCATAACTGGGATGTTTCAGTTTTCTGGTGATATCGAATTAATGAACTTAAGTAATTCATTTAGGATTCTGTTTTTTCTGAGTTTATTTCATCATTCTTTCTCGAAAACCTTTCAACTTTTTTCAATTGGAATGGTTTCAAGACTTATCAACTCAAACAATAGTGATGAATTGAAGGGTATTGGTAGATTACTAGGTATATCTCCATTATTATTAGGAGCTGGAACTTTTAGTTATGCTGTATTACCAGGGACCTTAGGTTTTGTTTCGGAAGCTACATACTTTTATTTAAACGTAAGAATATTGGATCTACCGATCGGCCGTTCGGTTTTTTTATTACCTTCGATGATATTTATCTTCTTTGGTATCGTCCTAGGAGGATTTACACATATTAAATTATATTTGACTATGTTTTTGTCTATTCCTCGAAACAACATTAACTTACTTCCGTTTGGAAATTTGCAAAAACGTTGGTTATATATTTCTCTATCAAGCCTCGCATTGATGATTTATCTATTTCCATTAGGATTGCCATTTTTTATTGAGTTACCAATGTTGAAACCATTTGCTGATCTACATTTGATCAATTGGTTCTGGAATATATCCTTTGTATCTCTGGTTACAATTCTGTTCGTCTTCATTTTTTATTTTTATGATTATTGGAATCGAGTGAAAATCGCAAACTTTAAACGAAAAACATGGGATTGTGGTGGGGGTTATACGGGGCACGAACTATCTGTTCCTTCGACTGTATTTTCGAAACCTCTAAAAAATTCTTTGGGAAGATATTTTGTGAACAAAATGGGGGAGTCAATAGTTGATAATTTGATCATTAACTCTCTAACATTTATATTCAATTTTGGTACAAAATTAGTTTCTTCAACAAATGAATCAAAAGAAGAAGATATAAGTACATATTTAGCAATTTCTTCTATGTTTTTGATTTTCATTTTTTCATTACTGATATTTGGGGATTTTAAAGGATAA
- a CDS encoding ABC transporter ATP-binding protein, giving the protein MNYAVDVKNLKKSYKQGSLTIPVLQNIHLQIPAKQFVTLMGPSGSGKSTLLNILSAIETADEGSVQIFGQEMVDATEGKLTRYRRDQIGIVFQFFHLFPYLNAMENVSIPLLLAGKPKKYAEQKSKEILDIVGLSHRWNFTPKEMSGGEKQRVSIARSIVHEPKIIFGDEPTGNLDSKSSEQVIELFQKCVSDLGITVFIVTHNEGIGKTGNSNYRMLDGHLIKK; this is encoded by the coding sequence ATGAATTATGCAGTTGATGTAAAAAATCTTAAGAAAAGCTACAAACAAGGTTCTCTTACGATTCCTGTGTTGCAGAACATCCACCTACAAATACCTGCTAAACAATTCGTTACACTTATGGGACCTTCTGGGAGTGGAAAATCTACATTATTGAATATCCTTTCAGCCATCGAAACTGCTGATGAAGGAAGTGTTCAAATTTTTGGACAAGAAATGGTCGATGCAACGGAAGGTAAACTAACGAGATATAGGAGGGACCAAATCGGAATCGTTTTTCAGTTCTTTCATTTATTTCCATATCTCAACGCTATGGAAAATGTCTCGATTCCACTCCTTTTAGCAGGAAAGCCTAAAAAATACGCTGAGCAAAAATCTAAAGAAATTCTGGACATAGTTGGATTAAGCCATCGGTGGAATTTTACACCAAAAGAAATGTCAGGAGGCGAAAAACAAAGAGTATCGATTGCCAGATCTATTGTTCATGAACCGAAAATCATTTTTGGCGATGAACCTACTGGAAACCTAGATTCAAAATCCTCCGAACAGGTAATAGAATTATTCCAAAAATGTGTATCTGATCTAGGTATAACAGTTTTCATCGTTACGCACAATGAAGGGATTGGAAAAACCGGAAACTCGAACTATCGCATGTTAGATGGACATTTAATCAAAAAATGA
- a CDS encoding ABC transporter permease, whose product MIHLYLYFIFGYLKNNLSKVFFNLVSIILGIALFVSTQINGWKAEKSLVDQTIGFNSQNLIGRYVPNSTQDEVDTNTFYSMDAILPEAFHLEPELFIKGYTILEDNQSLSLPIIGRDLITFSPHSNNQNKQKIFQKYFISKSLLQKTKITNARISIHLCNQILTINLDEILPIEGDGLFFVTDIERLQSICGLKNTYSAINIINDNSLKNVFSNVNLSQLPRNQNWKYESINEIKERAGVALGSLKINLTIISLVSVLISFFMVSNIYTGIFLSRKIEFGILLSIGGTRLNNFLLFMTLALLLGLVGGIIGTFLGITLANFNFFQTSNTITDSTQIESYREFPIMILFYGIFLSIAGSILSALFNAIKAYNIFPIEMLKDRNEPTRNPNNNFQVKWIISFLFIFTGIIIGCLKIQKQILPGLIGVSFVILGFILINYVSIPIIVKGISKFSDKFNLSPSFILAIKEIEMESWKNGLTISTVMLATSLVFTLSSLTLSYESSLKRWIHEENQSDFSLINEKKLNSGEPGVPINLLDKLKNANLFSDVEPFFINSKFIVNGNYFTLHVLKFRENENKDEIFVSKNLCYLEKICKGDLLKISTPYKGDVNLRVQNEKENFFSERGTIIMDYSLYKSLFPIQELNSIRITISNLSKKDEAVKTIEELAIKNELIYLDQKKLEDLYLMGMNRVFSVLDSLKLTAILISLLSLATSIFYYVKEKSRILAGLKAIGMNFLQIFLLLFYQTIFLLTAGITSGIFNSLILSPIVIFGINQNAFGWNLIFTFPVHFVANLPILILLYATLITIIPFYFVYRMRISNELNYE is encoded by the coding sequence ATGATTCACTTATATTTATACTTCATTTTCGGCTATTTAAAGAACAATCTTAGCAAAGTATTTTTCAATTTAGTGAGCATCATACTTGGTATAGCATTATTTGTCAGTACTCAAATCAATGGATGGAAAGCTGAAAAAAGTTTAGTTGACCAAACAATAGGTTTCAATTCTCAAAATTTAATTGGGAGATATGTGCCGAATTCAACACAAGATGAAGTTGATACGAATACATTTTATTCCATGGATGCGATTTTGCCAGAAGCATTCCATCTCGAACCAGAGTTATTCATAAAAGGATATACGATACTCGAGGACAATCAATCGCTCAGCCTACCGATCATTGGTCGGGATCTAATTACATTTAGTCCCCACTCTAACAACCAAAATAAACAAAAAATATTTCAAAAGTATTTCATAAGTAAATCTTTACTGCAAAAAACAAAAATTACTAACGCACGAATTTCCATTCATCTTTGTAATCAAATCCTAACGATCAATCTAGATGAAATCTTACCAATCGAAGGTGATGGATTATTTTTTGTAACAGATATTGAACGATTACAATCAATATGCGGATTAAAAAATACATATTCTGCTATTAACATTATAAACGATAACAGTTTAAAAAACGTATTTTCGAATGTCAATTTATCTCAATTACCTAGAAATCAAAATTGGAAGTATGAATCAATCAATGAAATTAAAGAAAGAGCCGGGGTCGCACTTGGTTCATTGAAAATAAATTTAACAATCATTTCCCTTGTTTCTGTCCTTATTTCTTTTTTTATGGTTTCGAACATATATACAGGAATCTTTTTATCTCGAAAAATTGAGTTCGGAATTTTACTTTCAATAGGCGGAACCCGTCTCAACAATTTTCTCTTATTTATGACTCTCGCATTACTTTTAGGGTTGGTTGGCGGAATCATAGGAACCTTTTTAGGGATCACTTTAGCAAATTTTAATTTTTTCCAAACATCGAATACCATAACCGACTCTACCCAAATAGAATCATACAGAGAATTCCCAATTATGATTTTATTCTACGGAATATTTCTATCCATCGCTGGCTCAATCTTAAGTGCTTTATTCAATGCAATAAAGGCTTATAACATATTTCCTATCGAAATGCTAAAAGATAGAAATGAACCAACAAGAAATCCAAACAATAATTTTCAAGTTAAGTGGATCATATCATTTCTTTTCATATTTACAGGAATCATCATTGGGTGCTTAAAGATCCAAAAACAAATTCTACCAGGCCTAATCGGTGTATCCTTTGTGATACTTGGCTTTATTTTGATTAATTACGTATCCATCCCGATCATAGTGAAAGGGATTTCTAAATTTTCAGATAAGTTCAATTTATCTCCTAGTTTCATTTTGGCAATTAAAGAAATTGAAATGGAATCATGGAAAAATGGTTTAACTATTTCTACAGTCATGTTAGCAACATCTTTAGTTTTCACTTTATCCAGTTTAACTTTAAGTTATGAAAGTTCGCTAAAACGATGGATTCATGAAGAGAACCAATCTGATTTTTCACTAATAAATGAAAAAAAATTGAATTCAGGTGAGCCTGGAGTTCCAATCAACCTTTTAGACAAACTTAAAAACGCTAATTTATTTAGCGATGTTGAACCATTTTTTATTAATTCAAAATTCATAGTTAATGGTAATTACTTCACACTACATGTTTTAAAATTTCGAGAGAATGAAAATAAGGATGAAATTTTTGTTTCAAAAAACTTATGTTATCTTGAGAAAATCTGCAAAGGTGATTTATTAAAAATCAGCACTCCTTATAAAGGTGACGTAAATCTTAGAGTTCAAAACGAAAAAGAAAATTTTTTCTCCGAAAGAGGAACGATTATTATGGATTATTCCTTATACAAATCGTTATTTCCAATCCAAGAATTGAATTCTATCCGAATAACAATTTCCAATTTATCGAAAAAAGATGAAGCTGTAAAAACAATCGAAGAACTTGCGATCAAAAACGAACTCATCTACTTAGACCAGAAAAAACTGGAAGATTTGTATCTAATGGGAATGAATCGAGTTTTTTCCGTACTAGATTCATTAAAACTGACAGCGATTTTAATTTCTCTTTTATCTTTAGCTACATCAATTTTTTATTATGTAAAAGAAAAATCCAGAATTCTAGCCGGTTTAAAGGCGATCGGAATGAATTTCTTACAGATATTTTTATTATTATTTTACCAAACTATTTTTCTATTAACAGCGGGCATTACTTCTGGAATATTCAATAGCCTAATCCTCTCACCAATTGTGATATTTGGCATCAATCAAAATGCATTCGGATGGAATTTGATATTTACATTCCCAGTGCACTTTGTAGCAAATCTACCGATCTTAATACTTTTATATGCAACCCTAATTACAATTATTCCTTTTTATTTTGTATACAGAATGAGGATTTCAAATGAGTTGAATTACGAATAA
- the pyrE gene encoding orotate phosphoribosyltransferase — protein sequence MSHTYRDQLFSWMKNHVYRFSETPFRLASGLESQHYFNCKEVTLHPERLAIIADCFIEEIIPKLNVEFQAIGGLTLGADPIAYAISLAYGKRGKTIFPLVVRKESKGHGTGQQIEGFWKEVKSCLVVDDVITTGGSTLKAVKVLRDAGITVTNGICILDREEGGRENLEKEHVSMSSIFKKSEFF from the coding sequence ATGTCCCATACATATCGTGATCAATTATTTTCATGGATGAAGAACCACGTGTATCGTTTTTCCGAAACACCTTTTCGCTTAGCGAGTGGATTGGAATCTCAACATTATTTTAATTGTAAAGAAGTAACTCTCCATCCAGAGCGATTAGCAATTATCGCAGACTGTTTCATCGAAGAAATTATTCCAAAATTAAATGTAGAATTCCAAGCAATTGGGGGCCTTACACTAGGTGCCGACCCCATAGCCTATGCTATTTCTTTAGCTTATGGAAAGAGGGGTAAAACGATTTTTCCTCTCGTTGTAAGAAAGGAGTCAAAAGGTCATGGAACCGGACAACAAATCGAAGGGTTCTGGAAAGAAGTGAAATCTTGTTTGGTTGTTGATGATGTGATCACCACTGGAGGATCCACTTTAAAAGCTGTTAAAGTATTGAGGGATGCTGGAATTACCGTGACAAATGGAATTTGTATCCTCGATCGAGAGGAAGGTGGAAGGGAAAATTTAGAGAAAGAACATGTTTCCATGTCTTCCATTTTTAAGAAGAGTGAGTTTTTCTAA
- a CDS encoding TetR/AcrR family transcriptional regulator → MDKMTLNRLPLRIRKKQNTEEMILSVAKQLFQKKGFSQVTLPEIADEADVSVKTIFNYFGAKEELAFRDEVQFCDQLILSILSRKENQSVFDAYQEFIWSLIQSIDPDQLIESLPGFHTWMDDPALEQRYLQLWENYEKRITDALQLEFGHAEFDPTLRVIACQMVTVLKTLGSKDFKNYLKPIPMALRYRALEKWTLRSLELLSGIRDHLQKND, encoded by the coding sequence ATGGACAAGATGACATTGAACCGATTGCCACTGCGAATCCGTAAAAAGCAAAATACCGAAGAAATGATTCTTTCCGTTGCAAAACAATTATTCCAAAAAAAGGGATTCTCTCAGGTCACCCTGCCTGAAATAGCAGATGAAGCCGATGTCTCGGTAAAAACAATCTTTAATTACTTTGGAGCGAAGGAAGAATTAGCCTTTCGAGATGAAGTCCAATTTTGTGACCAGCTCATCCTTAGCATTTTATCCCGAAAGGAAAATCAGTCAGTTTTTGATGCATACCAAGAATTTATTTGGTCACTCATACAGTCAATCGACCCTGACCAACTCATTGAATCATTACCTGGATTTCACACTTGGATGGATGACCCTGCTTTGGAGCAAAGGTATCTTCAGTTATGGGAAAATTATGAAAAGCGGATCACCGATGCGTTACAATTGGAATTTGGTCATGCCGAATTCGACCCAACTTTACGCGTGATTGCCTGCCAAATGGTGACTGTACTTAAAACTCTTGGTTCAAAGGATTTCAAAAACTATTTAAAACCAATCCCCATGGCACTGCGTTACCGGGCATTAGAAAAATGGACCCTAAGATCCCTCGAATTACTTTCGGGGATCAGGGACCATCTTCAGAAAAACGACTAA